One window of Chlamydia sp. 04-14 genomic DNA carries:
- the pyrH gene encoding UMP kinase — protein sequence MSKRITRVLFKISGESLSTDSGNRIDEVRLSRLVAELRAVRNCDIETALVIGGGNILRGLAQQKELQINRVSADQMGMLATLINGMAVADALKADDIPCLLTSTLSCPQLADLYTPQKSAEALSQGKVLICTTGAGSPYLTTDTGAALRACELKADILLKATMHVDGVYDKDPRMFTDAVKYDRISYKDFLSQGLGVMDASAVSLCMDSNIPIRVFSFVKHSLEQAIFDENIGTLICGDSQHVHSN from the coding sequence ATGTCTAAGCGAATAACACGAGTCTTATTTAAGATTTCTGGAGAATCTCTCTCAACAGATAGTGGAAACCGAATTGATGAAGTTCGTTTATCCAGATTAGTAGCAGAATTACGTGCTGTACGCAATTGTGATATCGAAACAGCTCTTGTTATAGGCGGTGGAAATATCTTAAGGGGTCTTGCTCAGCAAAAAGAACTACAAATTAATCGAGTATCTGCAGACCAAATGGGAATGCTAGCTACTTTAATTAATGGTATGGCTGTAGCAGATGCATTAAAAGCTGATGACATTCCTTGTTTATTAACTTCTACGCTTTCTTGTCCTCAATTAGCAGACTTATACACTCCTCAAAAATCTGCTGAGGCTTTAAGCCAAGGCAAAGTTTTAATCTGCACAACAGGAGCAGGTTCGCCTTATTTAACAACGGATACAGGAGCGGCTTTACGTGCTTGTGAGTTGAAGGCGGACATTCTGCTTAAAGCAACTATGCATGTTGATGGGGTGTATGATAAAGATCCTCGGATGTTTACAGATGCTGTAAAATACGACCGTATTAGTTATAAGGATTTCCTATCTCAAGGATTAGGGGTTATGGACGCCTCTGCTGTATCTTTATGCATGGATTCTAATATTCCTATTCGTGTCTTTAGCTTTGTTAAGCATTCTTTAGAGCAAGCTATTTTCGATGAGAATATTGGAACATTAATTTGTGGAGACTCTCAGCATGTCCATTCTAACTGA
- the frr gene encoding ribosome recycling factor — MSILTDTEKKMAAALEFFHKEVRSFRTGKANPALVETVTVDVYGTTMRLSDLASISVADTRQLVISPYDANNVSAISKGIIAANLNLQPDVEGTIVRIKIPEPTAEYRNEVIKQLRRKSEEAKVTIRNIRRESNDKLKKDSDLTEDAVKGMEKKIQELTDKFCKQIDEITKQKEADLSSI; from the coding sequence ATGTCCATTCTAACTGATACTGAAAAGAAAATGGCTGCTGCTTTGGAATTTTTCCACAAAGAAGTCAGATCATTTAGAACAGGGAAGGCTAATCCTGCTTTAGTAGAAACAGTGACTGTAGATGTCTATGGAACTACAATGAGGCTATCTGATTTGGCCTCTATTTCTGTAGCTGATACGCGTCAGTTAGTCATTTCTCCTTATGATGCGAATAATGTTTCCGCTATATCCAAGGGTATTATTGCTGCAAATTTAAATTTACAGCCTGATGTAGAAGGAACGATAGTACGTATTAAGATTCCTGAGCCTACTGCGGAATACAGAAATGAAGTTATCAAGCAGTTGCGTCGTAAATCTGAGGAAGCGAAAGTAACTATTCGCAATATCCGCAGGGAATCTAACGACAAGTTAAAAAAAGATTCTGACTTAACAGAAGATGCTGTTAAAGGAATGGAGAAGAAGATCCAGGAATTAACAGATAAGTTCTGTAAGCAAATTGACGAAATTACGAAGCAAAAAGAAGCGGATCTTTCGTCAATATGA
- a CDS encoding UvrB/UvrC motif-containing protein has product MATSKPHQCYHCQKPATICYTEVDKDKILRSYVCESCPCPSHYYSRDNITVGASGSSVTLECGNCKTVWKPTADEDQQLGCHLCYTNFKTQLIAKLMHTKAIFSSATSDNSRGCLHIGRAPGEAASMNPLLKLIALNEALQDTLAREDYEQAAVIRDQINHLKNQNSHDSSQ; this is encoded by the coding sequence ATGGCGACTTCTAAACCCCATCAGTGTTATCACTGTCAAAAGCCAGCGACAATTTGCTATACTGAAGTAGATAAGGATAAGATCTTACGTTCTTATGTATGTGAGTCTTGTCCTTGTCCGAGTCACTACTATAGTCGTGATAATATTACTGTAGGTGCTTCGGGATCTTCAGTAACTTTAGAGTGTGGTAATTGTAAAACCGTATGGAAACCAACTGCTGATGAAGATCAGCAACTTGGTTGTCATTTGTGTTATACCAATTTCAAAACACAGCTTATTGCGAAACTAATGCATACTAAGGCTATTTTCTCATCAGCAACTTCTGACAATAGTCGTGGTTGTTTGCATATTGGTCGTGCTCCTGGAGAAGCGGCGAGTATGAATCCCCTTCTTAAATTAATAGCTTTAAATGAGGCTCTTCAGGATACGTTAGCTCGTGAAGATTACGAGCAAGCTGCTGTAATACGAGATCAGATTAATCATTTAAAAAATCAGAATTCGCATGATTCTTCCCAATGA
- a CDS encoding protein arginine kinase: MILPNDLLLNFASKKDAPSINKTWPITTFSLSRNLSIAKFLPCLSREKKQEILEAIVSHFNHIEGFDEFLILPLKDAPAWQKEFLIEHFLFPYDLTGNPEGEALIVNRSGTILAAINFRDHLILHTIDFTSEPEKALDHLVRLDTYLNEKLEFAFSSDFGFLTTNPRECGTGLKSQCFLHAPALVYSQELNDIIDEDTEVSCSGMLPATPGYIGNMLVLSNKCSLGLTEEQILSSLRIWSSKISVAEGSAKKKHTEQNAGELKNHILRALGLLTHSYHLDLQETLDALSWIQLGISLGWIRGAENSPIWNPVFWQARRGHLALTKQPENNKNLQKEVITQLRADVLKKLAEGLSPVGF, encoded by the coding sequence ATGATTCTTCCCAATGATTTACTTCTTAATTTTGCTAGTAAGAAAGACGCCCCTTCTATAAATAAAACCTGGCCTATAACGACGTTTTCACTATCTAGGAATCTTTCGATAGCAAAGTTTCTTCCTTGTTTATCTAGGGAGAAAAAGCAGGAAATTTTAGAGGCTATAGTTTCGCATTTCAACCATATTGAAGGTTTTGATGAGTTTCTAATTTTACCTCTTAAAGATGCTCCTGCCTGGCAAAAAGAATTTCTCATTGAGCATTTTCTATTTCCCTATGATCTCACGGGGAATCCCGAAGGTGAAGCTCTTATTGTAAACCGTTCTGGAACTATCTTAGCGGCTATAAATTTCCGAGATCATTTGATTCTCCATACTATAGATTTTACATCTGAACCTGAAAAAGCTTTAGATCATCTTGTGCGGTTAGATACTTACCTAAATGAGAAGTTGGAATTTGCTTTTTCTTCAGATTTTGGTTTTCTAACTACAAATCCCCGAGAATGTGGTACGGGATTAAAAAGTCAGTGTTTCTTGCATGCTCCTGCATTGGTATATTCTCAGGAATTAAATGATATTATTGATGAAGATACAGAGGTATCTTGTTCAGGAATGCTCCCGGCAACGCCAGGATACATTGGGAACATGCTCGTATTATCCAATAAGTGTTCTTTAGGGCTTACTGAAGAGCAAATCCTATCATCATTGAGAATATGGTCCTCAAAAATATCTGTTGCGGAGGGATCGGCAAAAAAGAAACATACTGAACAAAATGCTGGAGAATTAAAAAATCATATTTTACGTGCGTTAGGATTACTTACGCATTCATATCATTTAGACCTTCAGGAAACATTAGATGCTTTAAGCTGGATTCAATTAGGGATCAGCCTGGGATGGATCCGTGGTGCTGAAAATAGTCCTATTTGGAATCCTGTCTTCTGGCAAGCACGTCGTGGACATTTAGCACTTACAAAACAACCTGAAAACAATAAAAATCTGCAAAAGGAAGTAATCACGCAATTACGCGCAGATGTTTTAAAGAAACTTGCGGAAGGTTTATCTCCCGTCGGCTTTTAA
- a CDS encoding type II secretion system protein GspD, which yields MKIVTSNIGRKILQVINKKKGKIGVLSVLFFFDLVLLGVNSQKPPINEPRSRAKNSQTDENSQIAACPKNIVNKTSAKKSDKQSIAKNLPQNQPRHFKKSTQTFSPGFSEGSPFAKPEIKKRPLDNRYTQTGVKKTPRFLPKQEEKTEVVEEKNEEAQIWEDKRAYAKRAVNAINFSVKKLVEESENKSSQEESFKVDNKATSSQPLKTKSPDKKPSIDKIAIHSDSNKDDEQAPSLLKGKQITCADLKDNGYTVNFEDISVLELLQFVSKISGTNFVFDSNDLNFNVTIVSHDPTSVDDLSTILLQVLKMHDLKVVEQGNNVLIYRNPRLSKLSTVVTDGSAKDNCEAVVVTRVFRLYSVHPTSAVNIIQPLLSHDAIVSASEATRHVIVSDIAGNVEKVGELLAALDSPGTSVDMSEYEVRYANPASLVSYCQDVLGAMAEDEAFQIFIQPGTNKIFVVSSPRLTSKAIQLLKSLDVPEMAHTLDDVTSPAAALGTSGAANPKSLRFFMYKLKYQNGAAIAQAIQDIGYNLYVTTAMDEDFINTLNSIQWLDVNNSIVVIGNQTNVDKVVSLLNGLDLPPKQVYIEVLILETSLEKSWDFGVQWVALGDEQGKVAYASGLLSNTGLTNPAKSTVPPAKPSPGDIPLPTPGQLAGISDMMYASSAFGLGIIGNVLSHKGKSFLTLGGLLSALDQDGDTVIVLNPRIMAQDTQQASFFVGQTIPFQTTSTIIQETGTVTQNIEYEDIGVNLVVASTIAPNNVVTLQIEQTISELHSAQGTLTPVTDKTYAATRLQVPDGCFLVMSGHIRDKTTKIITGVPLLNSIPLIRGLFSRTIDQRQKRNIMMFIKPKVISSFEEGTTLTNKEGYRYNWEADEGSMQVAPRHAPECQHPPALQAESDFKMLEIEAR from the coding sequence GTGAAAATAGTGACGTCGAACATTGGAAGAAAGATCTTACAGGTCATAAATAAGAAAAAAGGAAAAATCGGAGTACTTTCTGTTCTGTTTTTCTTTGACCTGGTTTTACTTGGTGTGAATTCTCAAAAACCACCAATTAATGAACCAAGATCTCGAGCTAAAAACTCCCAAACTGACGAGAACAGCCAAATTGCTGCCTGTCCTAAAAACATAGTCAATAAGACATCAGCAAAAAAGTCTGATAAGCAATCTATTGCTAAAAACTTACCTCAGAATCAGCCGCGTCATTTTAAGAAATCTACACAGACATTCTCACCAGGATTTTCTGAGGGCTCACCATTTGCTAAGCCTGAAATTAAAAAACGTCCTCTTGATAATCGTTATACTCAAACTGGCGTGAAAAAAACTCCACGTTTCCTTCCTAAACAAGAAGAAAAAACGGAAGTTGTCGAAGAGAAGAATGAAGAAGCTCAAATTTGGGAAGATAAGCGTGCTTATGCTAAACGTGCTGTAAATGCTATAAACTTTAGCGTAAAAAAGCTTGTTGAAGAAAGCGAAAATAAGAGTTCTCAAGAAGAAAGCTTTAAAGTTGATAATAAAGCAACATCTTCACAACCGTTGAAAACAAAATCTCCAGATAAGAAACCCTCTATTGATAAGATAGCAATTCACTCTGATTCCAACAAAGATGATGAGCAAGCTCCTTCTCTATTGAAAGGGAAACAAATTACCTGCGCAGATCTTAAAGATAATGGCTATACTGTAAATTTTGAAGATATCTCTGTTCTTGAGCTTTTACAATTTGTAAGTAAAATTTCAGGAACAAACTTCGTTTTCGACAGTAATGATTTAAATTTTAATGTAACAATTGTTTCCCACGATCCTACATCTGTAGACGATCTTTCTACGATCCTTTTACAAGTCTTAAAAATGCATGACTTGAAAGTCGTAGAACAAGGAAATAACGTTCTTATTTATCGTAATCCTCGTCTTTCTAAATTATCCACTGTAGTTACCGACGGTTCTGCAAAGGATAATTGTGAAGCCGTTGTGGTTACCCGTGTATTCCGTTTATACAGCGTACATCCTACATCTGCTGTAAATATCATTCAGCCTCTACTTTCGCATGATGCTATAGTAAGTGCCTCAGAAGCTACACGCCATGTTATTGTTTCTGATATCGCTGGAAATGTTGAGAAAGTCGGAGAGTTACTAGCAGCTTTAGACAGTCCTGGAACATCCGTGGATATGTCAGAGTATGAAGTGCGTTATGCAAATCCTGCTTCACTAGTGAGCTATTGCCAAGACGTTCTTGGTGCTATGGCTGAAGATGAAGCGTTTCAGATTTTCATTCAGCCAGGAACAAATAAGATTTTCGTAGTTTCCTCGCCTCGCTTAACTAGCAAGGCAATACAACTACTAAAATCATTAGATGTTCCAGAAATGGCACATACGCTAGATGATGTCACAAGCCCCGCTGCAGCTTTAGGAACATCAGGAGCCGCAAATCCTAAAAGCTTACGCTTCTTTATGTATAAGCTGAAGTATCAAAATGGTGCGGCGATTGCTCAAGCAATTCAAGATATTGGATACAATCTCTATGTAACAACAGCGATGGATGAAGATTTCATCAATACGCTAAACAGTATTCAATGGCTCGATGTTAACAACTCTATCGTTGTTATCGGAAATCAAACGAATGTAGATAAAGTTGTCAGCTTGCTTAACGGTTTAGACTTACCTCCAAAACAAGTCTATATCGAGGTGCTTATCCTAGAGACTAGCCTAGAGAAATCCTGGGATTTCGGAGTTCAGTGGGTAGCACTTGGAGATGAACAAGGTAAAGTTGCTTATGCTTCAGGTTTGTTAAGCAATACAGGTCTTACGAATCCTGCAAAATCTACAGTTCCTCCTGCAAAACCCTCTCCAGGAGATATCCCATTACCCACACCTGGTCAGTTAGCGGGAATTAGCGATATGATGTATGCATCCTCAGCTTTTGGCTTGGGGATCATAGGAAACGTTCTTAGCCATAAAGGGAAATCTTTCTTAACCTTAGGGGGACTTCTCAGTGCTTTAGATCAAGATGGCGATACCGTCATTGTTCTTAACCCAAGAATTATGGCTCAGGATACCCAACAGGCATCTTTCTTCGTTGGTCAGACAATTCCTTTCCAAACGACGAGCACCATCATTCAAGAGACGGGAACTGTTACACAAAATATCGAGTATGAAGATATCGGTGTTAACCTTGTTGTTGCTTCAACGATCGCTCCGAATAATGTTGTTACTTTACAAATAGAACAGACGATTTCTGAGCTACATTCTGCTCAGGGGACTCTTACACCTGTAACAGATAAAACATACGCAGCTACTCGCTTACAAGTTCCTGATGGATGTTTCTTAGTAATGAGTGGTCATATCAGAGATAAAACCACGAAAATTATTACGGGAGTTCCTCTGCTAAACTCTATACCTTTAATTCGAGGTTTGTTCAGCAGGACAATAGATCAAAGGCAAAAACGCAACATCATGATGTTCATTAAGCCTAAGGTCATTAGCAGCTTCGAAGAGGGCACAACATTAACAAATAAAGAGGGTTACAGATATAACTGGGAAGCTGATGAGGGATCTATGCAAGTAGCACCACGACATGCTCCTGAATGTCAGCACCCTCCCGCATTACAGGCAGAAAGTGATTTTAAAATGCTAGAAATAGAAGCCCGATAA
- a CDS encoding serine/threonine protein kinase yields MDCQSEIPSQNQVIGEYHIKQILSKKEGSAVYQGLHPDTLQPTAIKVLATPLLADTSRVHNFLKEARIVEQISHPNIVKLYQYGQCREGLYIAMEYIQGVSLRHYILSQMIPLSRAIDIILHIAQALEYLHSRGILHRDIKPENILMTSQGQIKLIDFGLAVCSMDKDTHSACLGTPSYMSPEQRQGDKISESSEIYALGLIAYELILGNLALGKVVLSLIPDRVSKILAKALQPSPKDRYGSMKEFIADLHRYRHGEDLQKDMRNKDHTAMVNDQLYHQRFWLSPLEIVTPEFLSVSVYERGYPTHPHVYYEAYMSEDAFRIWFCYSLSGNPTLVLTIMKSFVSQWGHEDNIRNTIRKIHSELMRINVPIDAKGISLVCVTIPKEKKELSWIACGKTNFWLKKQGKVPQNFATSSLGLGKISSLQIQETKVAWEIGDGAVLHTLQADDSMSSLHSPLFTELKDRGQTAIFCPIESVQYGILENHDGNLCPSTLISLKRIR; encoded by the coding sequence ATGGATTGTCAATCCGAAATACCTTCTCAAAATCAGGTAATTGGTGAATATCACATCAAACAAATCCTGAGTAAGAAAGAGGGCAGCGCGGTATATCAGGGTTTACATCCCGATACTTTACAACCTACAGCTATTAAAGTTCTTGCAACACCTTTGCTTGCTGATACATCACGAGTTCATAACTTCTTAAAGGAAGCGCGAATTGTTGAGCAAATCTCACATCCAAATATTGTTAAGTTATATCAATATGGACAATGCAGGGAAGGTCTGTACATAGCTATGGAATACATTCAGGGAGTTTCTCTCAGACACTATATTCTCTCCCAGATGATTCCTTTATCACGTGCTATTGATATTATCTTACATATTGCCCAAGCTCTTGAATATCTACATAGCCGGGGTATTCTCCATAGGGATATAAAACCCGAGAATATCCTTATGACATCTCAAGGACAAATCAAGCTTATAGATTTTGGTCTTGCTGTGTGTTCTATGGATAAGGATACGCATTCTGCATGTCTAGGGACGCCGTCTTACATGAGTCCTGAACAACGTCAAGGAGATAAGATTTCTGAGAGTTCTGAAATCTATGCTTTGGGCTTAATAGCATACGAATTAATCTTAGGGAACCTAGCCTTAGGTAAAGTCGTTTTATCTTTGATTCCAGATAGAGTAAGTAAGATCTTAGCAAAGGCTTTACAACCTTCTCCTAAAGATCGTTATGGATCCATGAAGGAATTCATCGCAGATTTACATAGATATCGTCATGGCGAAGATCTTCAAAAAGATATGCGCAATAAAGATCATACCGCAATGGTGAATGATCAGCTATATCATCAAAGGTTTTGGTTATCTCCTTTGGAAATTGTTACTCCTGAATTTCTATCGGTTTCTGTATATGAACGCGGATATCCCACACATCCTCATGTATACTATGAAGCTTATATGAGTGAGGATGCTTTTAGAATATGGTTTTGTTATAGTCTTTCAGGAAATCCAACTTTAGTATTAACTATTATGAAGAGCTTCGTAAGTCAATGGGGTCATGAAGATAACATTAGAAATACGATTCGCAAAATCCATAGTGAGTTAATGCGTATAAATGTTCCTATAGATGCAAAGGGAATTTCTTTAGTTTGCGTAACTATCCCAAAAGAAAAAAAGGAACTTTCTTGGATTGCTTGTGGGAAAACTAATTTCTGGTTAAAAAAACAAGGAAAGGTTCCTCAGAATTTTGCTACTTCGTCCTTAGGTCTAGGAAAAATTAGTTCTTTACAAATTCAGGAAACCAAGGTTGCATGGGAAATAGGTGATGGAGCAGTATTACATACCTTACAGGCAGACGATTCCATGTCATCTTTACATAGTCCTTTATTCACAGAGTTGAAAGATAGAGGACAAACAGCTATATTCTGCCCAATAGAGAGCGTACAGTACGGGATATTAGAAAATCATGACGGAAATCTTTGTCCCTCAACACTTATCAGCTTAAAAAGAATCCGGTGA